In Arthrobacter citreus, a single genomic region encodes these proteins:
- a CDS encoding (Fe-S)-binding protein: protein MTTLQEQQAIGQQFKERMNEDELLNCMRCGFCLPSCPTYIESGQKESHSPRGRIALMKAVTDGLIEPDEDVERTLELCLGCRACEPVCPSGVKYGHLLEEARDIIAQHKKHSLPARAIRKVVFKELFPHQKRMRLAVGLLGLYQRTGLQVVARKAGIMKLIPNNLSAMEKVLPKVPTMKQMKSRPDYLPPLKEKVKKVAFFSGCLMDTMFLDTNNATMKLLQLAGCEIVIPKNQACCGALHGHSGEKSIAKDMARKNIEAFENLGVDYIITNAGGCGGFLIDYDHLLKDDPIWKDRAFSFKNKLKDISEILVEVEFHKKVKLSLPEQIITYQDSCHLRNVMRTASAPRTLLKSIQNVYYHEMKDADRCCGSAGIYNIVESEMSMQILDYKMKQATKTQATSIVTANPGCLLQMKLGVDREKQSDRVEVVHIVDILLKAAEYEVK from the coding sequence ATGACAACACTTCAAGAACAACAAGCAATCGGTCAACAATTTAAAGAACGAATGAACGAAGATGAGCTTTTAAACTGTATGCGATGCGGTTTTTGTTTACCAAGCTGTCCAACATATATTGAATCTGGGCAAAAAGAATCGCACTCACCACGTGGGCGTATTGCTTTAATGAAAGCAGTAACGGACGGTTTAATTGAACCAGATGAAGATGTGGAACGTACACTTGAGCTTTGTCTTGGTTGTCGTGCATGTGAGCCTGTTTGTCCTTCTGGTGTAAAATACGGCCATTTACTAGAAGAAGCAAGAGATATTATTGCGCAACACAAAAAGCATTCACTTCCTGCACGAGCAATACGTAAAGTCGTATTTAAAGAACTTTTTCCACACCAAAAGCGTATGAGACTAGCTGTGGGCTTATTAGGATTATATCAACGAACAGGCCTTCAAGTCGTTGCAAGAAAAGCTGGAATCATGAAGTTAATACCAAACAACTTATCTGCTATGGAAAAAGTTTTACCAAAAGTTCCAACTATGAAACAAATGAAATCACGCCCTGATTATCTACCTCCACTAAAAGAAAAAGTTAAAAAGGTAGCATTTTTCTCTGGATGTTTAATGGATACGATGTTCCTAGACACCAACAATGCCACAATGAAGCTTTTACAATTAGCTGGCTGTGAAATTGTCATTCCTAAGAACCAAGCCTGCTGTGGTGCATTGCATGGACATAGCGGTGAAAAGTCGATTGCGAAGGATATGGCTAGGAAAAATATCGAAGCTTTCGAGAATCTTGGAGTAGATTATATCATTACAAATGCAGGTGGCTGTGGTGGTTTCCTAATTGACTACGATCACCTTCTTAAAGATGATCCGATTTGGAAAGATCGAGCGTTTTCATTTAAAAATAAACTAAAAGATATATCAGAAATTCTAGTAGAAGTTGAATTCCATAAAAAAGTGAAATTAAGTTTACCAGAACAAATTATTACGTATCAGGATTCATGTCACTTAAGAAATGTCATGAGAACTGCTTCCGCTCCTAGAACATTATTGAAGTCCATTCAAAATGTTTACTATCACGAAATGAAAGACGCAGACCGTTGCTGCGGTTCTGCCGGTATTTATAATATTGTCGAATCAGAAATGTCGATGCAAATACTAGATTACAAGATGAAGCAAGCAACAAAAACGCAAGCTACGTCAATAGTAACTGCAAATCCTGGATGCTTACTTCAAATGAAGTTAGGTGTCGATCGAGAAAAACAATCAGAT